Proteins found in one Sphingomonas sp. SORGH_AS_0879 genomic segment:
- a CDS encoding site-specific integrase yields MAFSGCRISEALSLTAQSIDFASGQVVIKCLKKRGKTVFRSIPLPSNLLQLFKSWFATRPNDADLLWPWSRMTGYRRIRDVMLEARIRGSHASPKGLRHGFGVRAIQTGVPLTLVQRWLGHADIKTTAIYTSAMGPEERQIAERMWNGRARRPTGIVPPAPPEVDCTAATRPLDAHASVQRHSEPPPACQGSPLAGPTRGPLRKLLRFLTTNLSSASRMQTAGP; encoded by the coding sequence ATGGCATTTTCCGGTTGCCGAATCTCGGAAGCGCTCTCCCTGACCGCGCAAAGCATCGATTTCGCCTCCGGTCAGGTCGTGATCAAATGCCTGAAAAAGCGCGGAAAGACCGTGTTCAGATCCATACCACTGCCCTCCAACCTTCTCCAACTGTTCAAAAGCTGGTTCGCAACGCGGCCCAACGACGCCGATCTCTTATGGCCCTGGTCGCGAATGACGGGATATCGACGCATTCGGGATGTCATGCTGGAGGCCCGGATCAGGGGCAGCCATGCATCGCCCAAGGGGTTGCGGCACGGTTTTGGAGTCCGCGCCATCCAGACCGGCGTTCCCCTGACGCTGGTTCAGCGCTGGCTCGGCCATGCCGATATCAAGACGACGGCGATCTATACGAGCGCGATGGGCCCGGAAGAGCGCCAGATCGCCGAGCGCATGTGGAATGGTCGTGCGCGGCGACCCACCGGGATCGTTCCGCCCGCTCCTCCCGAGGTCGATTGCACAGCGGCTACGCGGCCGCTCGATGCCCATGCGTCCGTGCAACGCCATAGCGAGCCGCCGCCCGCCTGCCAGGGCTCGCCGCTGGCCGGCCCGACGCGCGGGCCACTGCGCAAACTACTGCGTTTTCTTACGACCAATCTGAGTTCTGCCAGTCGAATGCAAACAGCGGGGCCATAA
- a CDS encoding M66 family metalloprotease: METTATDGLSGYVQVVTGASSGPSSAGALPMTVLSATMEFAQTHVLPAQGITWTSEDRTTNLHLIANRAALAIVRLGATDAVSPSIEALRDGVVLGSVELAPPSAVPSSEGGGPAFATDAWTADLPRNWIAPGTQFIVKAANYAPSAPISPLIGADSSMLLRVLPFYLFGGTEANTQPLWVAQRPNPAIESELAAKWPVANLEVAPHPAGFVSWDHLVISPNDGRPAYVMRNADQEQGGSELLGAVLGILNALRKANGESRTNNQYYASLLPLGAAGTYRWSGGGLGTVGGGIGAGTFRFGSIFFHEQGHAFGLGHAGHEDGYPYPAGSLKGSAWGYDPDRRQFLSPLVPTTASNYAGCARDHELDETGRCYKQDPMQNGAGDQDPSYRFTMFSDFNTARMQRWLEGTTTIGSDGQPLFSGGRIFAQPNGYARWNSLSQAWSPLPDDNTEDRGLYGVNLNLPVERNLPVYAIVITYSLTATPGVSQIYPVLRFTGNTIRTFDPTNAQDRADIDIRTGKYRQYCQNSGCDYTLRVTYSDGSIIHRILKDGFRGFIGADRPLPARASDPTSDGSFKTWAINIPATHAISRIELLETPTAWRGMPAEPRVVLRQ; encoded by the coding sequence ATGGAAACCACGGCGACCGATGGCCTCTCCGGATATGTCCAGGTCGTGACGGGCGCCTCCTCGGGCCCATCCTCGGCGGGCGCACTACCGATGACGGTCCTGAGCGCCACGATGGAATTTGCGCAGACGCATGTCCTGCCCGCACAGGGCATCACCTGGACCTCGGAGGACAGGACGACCAACCTCCATCTCATCGCAAATCGCGCCGCATTGGCGATCGTTCGGCTCGGCGCCACCGACGCCGTGTCCCCCTCGATCGAGGCATTGCGCGACGGTGTGGTCCTCGGTTCGGTCGAACTCGCCCCACCCTCGGCCGTGCCCTCGTCCGAAGGCGGCGGCCCGGCCTTTGCCACGGACGCCTGGACCGCCGACCTGCCCCGAAACTGGATCGCCCCGGGTACGCAATTCATCGTCAAGGCGGCGAATTACGCTCCTTCCGCTCCGATCAGCCCCCTCATCGGGGCGGACAGTTCGATGTTGTTACGAGTGCTGCCCTTCTATCTGTTCGGCGGGACAGAGGCGAACACCCAGCCACTTTGGGTGGCGCAGCGGCCCAATCCGGCCATCGAAAGCGAACTGGCCGCCAAATGGCCGGTCGCCAATCTCGAGGTCGCGCCCCATCCTGCGGGCTTCGTCAGTTGGGATCACCTCGTAATTTCACCCAATGACGGTCGGCCCGCCTATGTCATGAGGAACGCCGATCAGGAGCAGGGCGGCTCGGAACTGCTTGGCGCCGTGCTCGGCATTCTGAACGCCTTGCGCAAGGCGAATGGCGAGAGCCGGACCAACAATCAATATTACGCCTCCCTGCTGCCATTGGGTGCCGCCGGGACGTATCGCTGGTCGGGAGGCGGGCTAGGCACGGTCGGTGGCGGCATCGGGGCGGGCACATTCCGCTTCGGCAGCATTTTCTTTCACGAGCAAGGGCATGCGTTCGGCCTCGGGCATGCGGGTCATGAAGACGGCTATCCTTATCCGGCCGGCAGCCTCAAGGGCTCCGCATGGGGCTACGATCCCGATCGGCGACAGTTCCTATCGCCCCTCGTCCCGACGACGGCCTCGAATTACGCGGGCTGTGCGCGGGACCATGAACTCGATGAAACCGGTCGCTGCTACAAGCAGGATCCGATGCAGAACGGCGCGGGCGATCAGGACCCCTCCTATCGCTTCACCATGTTCTCCGATTTCAATACCGCCCGAATGCAGCGCTGGTTGGAGGGAACGACCACGATCGGGTCAGACGGACAACCCCTATTCTCCGGTGGCCGGATTTTCGCGCAGCCCAATGGTTACGCGCGTTGGAACAGCCTGAGCCAGGCATGGTCACCTTTGCCGGACGACAATACCGAGGATCGGGGACTTTACGGGGTCAACCTCAATCTGCCCGTCGAGCGGAACCTGCCCGTCTACGCGATCGTCATTACCTACAGCCTGACGGCAACGCCCGGTGTATCCCAGATTTATCCGGTATTGCGCTTTACCGGAAATACGATCCGGACCTTCGATCCGACCAACGCCCAGGATCGGGCGGATATCGACATCAGGACGGGAAAATACCGGCAATATTGCCAGAATAGCGGTTGCGATTACACGCTACGCGTAACCTATTCCGACGGCTCTATCATCCACCGCATATTGAAGGACGGTTTCCGCGGCTTTATCGGCGCCGACCGGCCCCTGCCCGCCAGAGCAAGCGATCCGACAAGCGACGGAAGCTTCAAGACCTGGGCGATCAATATCCCCGCGACCCATGCCATCAGCAGGATCGAACTGCTTGAAACACCGACGGCATGGCGCGGCATGCCCGCCGAACCGCGCGTCGTCCTGCGGCAATAG
- a CDS encoding TonB-dependent receptor has product MRKFRHNAALLLSGASLLLLAGTAPALAQEAPTAPSRTTEDDPLREGDEIVVTGIRASLANALEVKRDTIGVVDGISAKDIGDFPDANIAESLQRITGVAISRTNGEGRGITVRGLGPEFNTVLLNNRLLSTDAGGRSFSFDILSSELITGAEVYKSSEARFQEGGIGSTVILRTARPTDRAGLRFSGSVQGRHDNTSDTITPVVSGVISHSNADRTFGVLASVIYDKRRFALRNISTDGWIVNQRVDTDGDGVRERTGVALPRTLNFTASETSRERIGGTFALDYVISDKVRFELDALYTQQKADSRTNQLGYYVDPARITSATINANGTATQFTVLPATATAGLAADHIVSTAPQDARTYQIGARIKWKPTDTLSIDFDAAHSNSRNASDQLFYVVGVRQTGVTPTFVLNGPDGLPTMTNILPTNDNSAVRLHCCSERGGRNGDTVNQGAVDLTWDRNGFLDTIQAGLLFTNRKKITVARESPEPLGCFYCGYQALAPSSLFTNFNANVLGRNLTWLNYDRDALVRYWGSAEAANQVGGSSQSAIDARNRFLAVFAGNNNSLNPIDLERGSGTVRENTYAGYVQAAFAGEMGGGRWTAMAGARLIHTDLYATGYSVTLLNVIKNPADPTAAQPVYSPNIPVDARNNYTYVLPSLNFRFDATDQLTFRLAGSRTMTRPTLSRLGLSQSFTFRPPDSSSVSGGNPYLLPFLAWNVDASADYYFSRTSYASIAAFYKKLQNFIISAQREEVYFGERFLANRPFNAQNGDVYGVEAAVQTVFDFLPAPFDGFGASANYTLVRSSIRFDPTLSNQTFNVEGLSDTANLVLFYEKDGFFDPRRL; this is encoded by the coding sequence ATGCGAAAATTTCGTCACAATGCGGCCTTGCTGCTGTCGGGAGCATCACTGCTGCTGCTGGCCGGAACCGCACCCGCGCTGGCACAGGAGGCGCCGACCGCGCCCAGCCGAACGACGGAAGACGATCCCCTCAGGGAAGGCGACGAAATCGTCGTCACCGGCATCCGGGCCAGCCTGGCCAACGCGCTGGAGGTGAAGCGCGACACGATCGGGGTGGTCGACGGTATTTCGGCCAAGGATATCGGCGACTTCCCCGACGCCAATATCGCGGAATCGCTGCAACGCATCACCGGCGTCGCGATCAGCCGCACCAATGGCGAAGGTCGCGGGATCACGGTTCGCGGCCTGGGGCCGGAATTCAATACGGTCCTGCTCAACAACCGGCTGCTGTCGACCGATGCGGGTGGCCGCTCCTTCTCGTTCGACATCCTGTCGTCCGAACTCATCACCGGGGCCGAGGTCTATAAATCGTCGGAAGCGCGGTTCCAGGAGGGCGGCATCGGCTCGACGGTCATCCTGCGCACCGCGCGCCCGACCGACCGCGCCGGTCTGCGCTTTTCGGGCAGCGTCCAGGGGCGGCACGACAACACGTCGGACACCATCACCCCGGTCGTGTCGGGCGTCATCAGCCATAGCAACGCCGATCGCACCTTCGGCGTGCTCGCCAGCGTGATCTACGACAAGCGTCGCTTCGCGCTGCGCAACATCTCGACCGATGGCTGGATCGTCAACCAGCGGGTCGACACCGATGGCGACGGCGTGCGCGAAAGGACCGGGGTGGCGCTGCCGCGCACATTGAACTTCACCGCCAGCGAAACGAGCCGCGAACGCATCGGCGGCACCTTCGCGCTGGATTATGTGATCTCCGACAAGGTGCGCTTCGAGCTGGACGCGCTCTATACCCAGCAAAAGGCCGACAGCCGCACCAACCAGCTCGGCTATTATGTCGATCCGGCGCGGATCACGTCGGCGACGATCAACGCGAACGGCACCGCCACGCAGTTCACCGTGCTGCCCGCGACCGCCACCGCAGGGCTGGCCGCCGACCATATCGTGTCGACCGCGCCGCAGGATGCCCGCACCTATCAGATCGGCGCGCGCATCAAGTGGAAGCCGACCGACACGCTCTCCATCGATTTCGACGCGGCGCATTCCAATTCGCGCAATGCATCGGACCAGTTGTTCTATGTCGTCGGCGTGCGCCAGACCGGCGTGACGCCGACCTTCGTCCTGAACGGGCCGGACGGCCTGCCGACCATGACGAACATCCTGCCGACCAACGACAATTCGGCGGTGCGGCTGCATTGCTGTTCGGAACGCGGCGGGCGCAACGGCGATACGGTGAACCAGGGCGCGGTCGATCTGACGTGGGACCGCAACGGCTTTCTCGACACGATCCAGGCGGGGCTGCTGTTCACCAACCGCAAGAAGATCACCGTCGCGCGCGAATCGCCGGAACCGCTCGGCTGCTTCTATTGCGGCTATCAGGCGCTGGCGCCGTCGTCGCTTTTCACCAATTTCAACGCCAATGTCCTGGGCCGCAACCTGACCTGGCTGAACTATGATCGCGACGCGCTGGTCCGCTATTGGGGATCGGCCGAGGCCGCCAATCAGGTCGGCGGATCGTCGCAATCGGCGATCGACGCGCGCAACCGGTTCCTCGCGGTGTTCGCCGGGAACAACAACAGCCTGAATCCGATCGACCTCGAACGTGGATCGGGTACCGTGCGCGAGAACACCTATGCCGGCTATGTCCAGGCGGCGTTCGCGGGTGAAATGGGCGGCGGCCGCTGGACCGCGATGGCGGGCGCGCGGCTGATCCACACCGATCTCTATGCCACCGGCTATTCGGTGACGCTGCTCAACGTCATCAAGAACCCGGCGGACCCTACGGCGGCGCAACCGGTCTATAGCCCGAATATCCCGGTCGATGCGCGCAACAACTATACCTATGTCCTGCCGTCGCTGAACTTCCGCTTCGACGCGACCGACCAGTTGACCTTCCGCCTCGCGGGGTCGCGGACGATGACCCGTCCGACGCTCAGCCGATTGGGGCTGTCGCAGTCCTTCACCTTCCGCCCGCCCGATTCCAGCTCGGTCAGCGGCGGCAACCCCTATCTGCTGCCGTTCCTGGCGTGGAACGTCGATGCGTCGGCCGACTATTATTTCAGCCGGACCAGCTATGCGAGCATCGCCGCCTTCTACAAGAAGTTGCAGAACTTCATCATCTCCGCCCAGCGCGAAGAGGTGTATTTCGGCGAACGCTTCCTCGCCAACCGACCGTTCAACGCACAGAACGGCGATGTGTACGGGGTGGAAGCGGCGGTGCAGACGGTGTTCGACTTCCTGCCCGCGCCGTTCGACGGCTTCGGCGCATCGGCCAACTATACGCTGGTCCGCAGTTCGATCCGGTTCGATCCGACGCTGAGCAATCAGACGTTCAACGTCGAAGGGCTGTCGGATACCGCCAACCTCGTGCTGTTCTATGAAAAGGACGGTTTTTTCGATCCGCGGCGCCTATAA
- the dgoD gene encoding galactonate dehydratase — MARIARIEHFLVPPRWLFVRIECDDGSVGWGEASLEGHAEAVAGALDAARDRLIGHDADRIEDAWQMLYRLGFYRGGPVLMSAISGIDMALWDLRGRALGVPVHDLLGGRVRDSIRVYAWIGGDRPSDVAAAALTRKAQGFDAIKMNGSEEMEWLASPSAVDAAVERLAMVRETGMDVGIDFHGRVHKPVARRLVEALAPLGPLFVEEVLLGEHPEALAQIAAQSTVPLAMGERLYSRWDFKPFFERAVIDVAQPDLAHAGGISEGRRIAAMAEAYDVALAPHCPLGPLALAACFQVAATTPNFVIQEISLGIHYNQADADLLTYLSDPEVLTVRNGRVAVPRGPGLGVTIDEARVRDAARVPHRWRNPVWRGTDGSLREW, encoded by the coding sequence ATGGCCCGCATCGCCAGGATCGAACATTTTCTCGTGCCGCCGCGCTGGCTGTTCGTGCGGATCGAGTGCGACGACGGCAGCGTCGGCTGGGGCGAGGCCAGTCTGGAGGGCCATGCGGAGGCGGTGGCGGGGGCGCTGGACGCCGCGCGCGACCGGCTGATCGGCCATGACGCCGACCGGATCGAGGATGCGTGGCAGATGCTCTATCGCCTGGGCTTCTATCGCGGCGGCCCGGTGCTGATGTCGGCGATCTCCGGCATCGACATGGCTTTGTGGGACTTGCGCGGGCGGGCGCTGGGCGTACCGGTCCATGACCTGCTGGGCGGGCGCGTGCGCGACAGCATCCGCGTCTATGCCTGGATCGGCGGCGACCGGCCGAGCGACGTCGCCGCCGCCGCGCTTACCCGCAAGGCGCAAGGGTTCGACGCGATCAAGATGAACGGGTCGGAGGAGATGGAATGGCTGGCCAGCCCCAGCGCGGTCGATGCCGCCGTCGAACGGCTGGCGATGGTGCGCGAGACGGGGATGGACGTGGGCATCGATTTCCACGGCCGGGTCCACAAACCGGTTGCGCGGCGGCTGGTGGAGGCGCTGGCCCCGCTCGGCCCGCTGTTCGTCGAGGAGGTGCTGCTGGGCGAACACCCCGAAGCGCTGGCGCAGATCGCTGCCCAGTCCACGGTGCCGCTGGCGATGGGCGAGCGGCTTTATTCGCGGTGGGATTTCAAACCCTTTTTCGAGCGCGCGGTCATCGATGTGGCGCAGCCCGATCTGGCCCATGCCGGTGGCATTTCGGAGGGGCGCCGGATCGCCGCCATGGCCGAGGCCTATGACGTGGCGCTCGCCCCGCATTGCCCGTTGGGACCGCTGGCGCTGGCCGCCTGTTTCCAGGTCGCGGCTACGACGCCCAATTTCGTGATCCAGGAAATCTCGCTCGGCATCCATTATAACCAGGCCGATGCCGATCTGCTGACCTATCTGAGCGATCCGGAGGTGCTGACCGTGCGCAATGGCCGCGTCGCCGTGCCGCGCGGACCGGGACTGGGCGTGACGATCGACGAGGCGCGGGTGCGCGACGCGGCACGGGTTCCGCATCGCTGGCGCAATCCGGTATGGCGCGGCACCGACGGGAGTCTTCGCGAATGGTGA
- a CDS encoding TonB-dependent receptor: MKRTVFSIRGAYNWRAPFLAATFGAQSQPTQVFAYDQIDLSASAKLNDSISVFAEVLNLTDNRYQDYSRFEERRITVSTQGRRIGAGMRFNF, from the coding sequence ATGAAAAGGACGGTTTTTTCGATCCGCGGCGCCTATAACTGGCGTGCGCCGTTCCTCGCTGCGACGTTCGGGGCGCAGAGCCAGCCGACCCAGGTCTTCGCCTATGACCAGATCGACCTGTCGGCATCGGCCAAGCTGAACGACTCGATTTCGGTCTTTGCCGAGGTGCTGAACCTGACCGACAACCGCTACCAGGATTATTCGCGGTTCGAAGAGCGGCGGATCACCGTATCGACGCAAGGCCGCCGTATCGGAGCGGGTATGCGGTTCAACTTCTGA
- a CDS encoding SDR family NAD(P)-dependent oxidoreductase, with amino-acid sequence MVTGFDGRGAIVTGAGGGIGGAIAKALAEAGAAVAMVDRTADALRHDDRHLAIACDIADPTAVDRAVAATLDRFGRFDILVNVAGIMIYKPITEQDAADWQRLLAVNLIAPALFTGHALRHMPSGGAIVNVASIHAHRTSAEVASYAASKAALVSLTRSTAIEGAARGIRCNAILPGAIDTPLLRASPNIAAGIEVIDPADIGTPADIASLALFLASDGARFVSGAELVADGGRMGRL; translated from the coding sequence ATGGTGACGGGGTTCGATGGCAGGGGGGCGATCGTCACCGGTGCGGGCGGCGGCATCGGCGGGGCGATCGCCAAGGCGCTGGCGGAAGCGGGGGCGGCGGTCGCGATGGTCGACCGCACTGCCGATGCACTGCGCCACGACGACCGGCATTTGGCGATCGCGTGCGACATCGCCGACCCGACCGCTGTCGACCGGGCGGTGGCGGCGACGCTCGACCGGTTCGGGCGGTTCGACATATTGGTCAACGTCGCCGGGATCATGATCTACAAGCCGATCACGGAACAGGACGCCGCCGACTGGCAGCGCTTGCTGGCGGTCAACCTGATCGCGCCGGCGCTGTTCACCGGCCACGCGTTGCGCCACATGCCGTCGGGCGGGGCGATCGTGAACGTGGCGTCGATCCATGCCCATCGCACCTCCGCCGAGGTCGCATCCTATGCCGCATCCAAGGCCGCGCTGGTCAGCCTGACGCGATCGACCGCGATCGAGGGGGCGGCGCGCGGCATCCGCTGCAACGCGATCCTGCCCGGCGCGATCGACACGCCGCTGCTGCGCGCCAGCCCGAACATCGCGGCGGGGATCGAGGTGATCGATCCCGCCGATATCGGCACACCGGCGGATATCGCCTCGCTTGCGCTGTTCCTCGCCTCGGATGGGGCGCGCTTCGTGTCCGGCGCGGAGCTGGTTGCCGATGGCGGCAGGATGGGGCGGTTATGA
- a CDS encoding aldose epimerase family protein translates to MSGIDSFILRRDGGIRVTLTNLGATLMAIDAPDRHGRHANVLLGHARVRDYPAAGAPGPDAYMGATCGRYANRIAGATFPLDGGIVRLVANDGPNHLHGGIPGFHRAIWRVERAEATRLVLAHHSPDGDAGWPGALHVTATFLLPTPDRLRVEYRATTDRPTHVNLVSHPYFNLSGDPATTIHDHRLRIAADHVLSIDEAALPTGERQRVGGTPFDFRTSRPIGRGVHPGYNHNYCLAGDGLREVAWLDHPASGRNLTITTDRPGLQFYDGYALSGAFAPHEGLCLEAQGWPDAVHHPQFPSSRLDPGNRWQAVTEWRFGVTPAS, encoded by the coding sequence ATGTCCGGGATCGACAGCTTCATCCTCCGCCGCGACGGCGGTATCCGCGTCACGCTGACCAATCTGGGCGCGACGCTGATGGCGATCGATGCGCCGGACCGGCATGGTCGCCATGCGAACGTCCTGCTCGGCCATGCGCGGGTGCGGGACTATCCCGCCGCCGGTGCGCCGGGGCCCGACGCCTATATGGGGGCGACGTGCGGGCGCTATGCCAATCGGATCGCGGGCGCGACCTTCCCGCTGGACGGCGGGATCGTCCGGTTGGTGGCGAATGACGGGCCCAACCATCTCCATGGCGGCATACCCGGCTTTCACCGGGCGATCTGGCGGGTGGAACGGGCGGAGGCGACGCGCCTCGTCCTGGCGCACCACAGCCCGGATGGCGATGCGGGCTGGCCCGGCGCGCTGCATGTCACCGCCACCTTCCTGCTCCCCACGCCGGACCGGTTGCGGGTCGAGTATCGGGCGACGACCGACCGTCCGACGCACGTCAATCTGGTCAGCCATCCCTATTTCAACCTGTCGGGCGATCCGGCGACGACGATCCACGATCACCGCCTGCGCATCGCCGCCGACCATGTCCTGTCGATCGACGAGGCCGCGCTGCCGACCGGGGAGCGCCAGCGCGTCGGGGGAACGCCCTTCGACTTTCGGACCTCGCGGCCGATCGGTCGGGGTGTCCATCCCGGATACAACCACAACTACTGCCTGGCCGGGGACGGCCTGCGCGAAGTCGCCTGGCTCGACCATCCCGCCAGCGGCCGGAACCTGACGATCACGACCGACCGGCCGGGACTGCAATTCTATGACGGATACGCCTTGTCGGGCGCGTTCGCACCGCATGAAGGGCTGTGCCTGGAGGCGCAGGGCTGGCCGGACGCGGTCCACCATCCGCAATTTCCCTCCAGCCGCCTCGATCCCGGTAATCGCTGGCAGGCGGTTACCGAATGGCGCTTCGGCGTGACCCCGGCGTCATAA
- a CDS encoding alpha-galactosidase, with product MGKIAALLLLGTAPVPALAQASYDGAARMFRLDGGDVTYAFKVNAQGILQSVYWGRRLPDRVPLSAPELSGLSGFDIAANVVPQEYAGQGGGLYAEPALKVAYPDGNRDLVLYYRSHRMDGDAVHVTLSDLDRPLFVTLTYRIDRGTGVIARSAVIENRGTADVRLDQVAAAGLTLPVAYDYKLHFSTGRWAAEWTMRERAITPGATVLESRRGSTGSENNPWFMVTRQGTDEAKGPAWIGALAWSGSWRLNFNQDVTGRIRIVGGYNPFDFAYRLQPGGKLETPIFYVGFSDAGKGGASRIFHRFQREQVLPRHGGRLPLRKVLYNSWEATEFDVNEAGQIALAERAATLGVERFVMDDGWFGGRNNDRAGLGDWSVNRTKFPNGLTPLIDRVKALGMDFGLWVEPEMINADSDLYRAHPDWVMQFKGRPRSEGRNQLVLNLARTDVRDYVLATLDGLLKTNDIAFLKWDYNRNWSEPGWPDADVADQQAIYVAYVRNLYWILDELRKRHPRVEIESCSGGGGRVDMGIMARTDQMWPSDNTDPLDRMDIQDGYTQAYAPATMMAWVTDSPHWVNHRQTTLAFRFLSAMQGGLGIGTNLNKWQEIDFTIARAYIAAYKRIRETVQQGDLYRLNRPTEADPRWTNLYVSADRKQAALFALVANTHKLDVMPAIALTGLDPDAQYRIESMDGQKLPATVPPVASGGYWMRHGLDVTLRGDFQGVGVILTRQ from the coding sequence ATGGGCAAAATAGCGGCTCTGCTTCTGCTGGGTACGGCACCGGTTCCGGCGCTCGCACAGGCCAGCTACGATGGCGCGGCGCGTATGTTCCGGCTCGATGGCGGCGACGTGACCTATGCGTTCAAGGTCAATGCACAGGGTATATTGCAGTCGGTCTATTGGGGCAGGCGCCTGCCCGATCGCGTCCCCTTGAGCGCTCCCGAACTGTCGGGCCTGAGCGGATTCGACATCGCCGCCAATGTCGTGCCGCAGGAATATGCCGGTCAGGGCGGCGGGCTCTATGCCGAACCCGCGCTGAAGGTCGCCTATCCCGATGGCAATCGCGATCTGGTCCTATACTATCGCAGCCACCGGATGGACGGCGATGCCGTACATGTTACGCTGAGCGATCTGGACCGGCCGCTGTTCGTCACCCTGACATACCGGATCGATCGCGGCACCGGCGTCATCGCGCGTTCGGCGGTCATCGAAAATCGCGGCACCGCGGACGTTCGGCTCGATCAAGTCGCCGCCGCCGGGCTGACACTGCCGGTCGCCTATGACTACAAGTTGCATTTCTCCACCGGGCGCTGGGCGGCGGAATGGACGATGCGCGAACGCGCGATCACGCCGGGCGCCACCGTGCTGGAGAGCCGTCGCGGATCGACCGGAAGCGAGAACAACCCGTGGTTCATGGTGACCCGCCAAGGCACCGACGAAGCCAAGGGTCCGGCCTGGATCGGCGCGCTCGCCTGGAGCGGATCGTGGCGGCTGAACTTCAACCAGGATGTGACCGGACGCATCCGTATCGTCGGCGGCTATAACCCGTTCGACTTCGCCTATCGCCTGCAACCGGGCGGGAAGCTGGAAACGCCGATCTTCTATGTCGGCTTTTCCGACGCCGGCAAGGGCGGCGCCAGCCGCATCTTCCACCGGTTCCAGCGCGAACAGGTGCTGCCACGACATGGCGGTCGCCTGCCCTTGCGCAAGGTCCTCTACAATAGCTGGGAAGCGACCGAGTTCGACGTCAACGAGGCGGGGCAGATCGCGCTGGCCGAACGCGCCGCGACGCTGGGCGTGGAGCGGTTCGTGATGGACGATGGCTGGTTCGGCGGACGTAACAACGACCGTGCGGGCCTGGGCGACTGGAGCGTCAACCGTACGAAATTCCCCAACGGGCTGACGCCGCTGATCGACCGGGTCAAGGCGCTGGGCATGGATTTCGGTCTGTGGGTCGAACCGGAGATGATCAACGCCGACAGCGACCTGTACCGTGCCCATCCCGACTGGGTGATGCAGTTCAAGGGCCGTCCGCGCAGCGAGGGGCGCAACCAGCTGGTCCTCAACCTCGCGCGGACCGATGTGCGCGACTATGTGCTGGCGACGCTCGACGGCCTGCTGAAGACCAACGACATCGCGTTCCTCAAATGGGACTATAACCGCAACTGGTCCGAACCCGGCTGGCCCGACGCCGATGTCGCCGACCAGCAGGCCATCTATGTGGCGTATGTCCGCAACCTCTACTGGATCCTCGACGAGCTGCGCAAACGGCATCCGCGCGTGGAGATCGAGAGTTGTTCGGGCGGCGGCGGTCGGGTCGACATGGGGATCATGGCGCGCACCGATCAGATGTGGCCGTCGGACAATACCGACCCGCTCGACCGGATGGATATCCAGGACGGCTATACCCAGGCCTATGCGCCCGCGACGATGATGGCGTGGGTGACCGACAGCCCGCATTGGGTGAACCATCGCCAGACGACGCTGGCGTTCCGGTTCCTGTCGGCGATGCAGGGCGGGCTGGGGATCGGCACCAACCTGAACAAATGGCAGGAGATCGATTTCACCATCGCCCGTGCCTATATCGCCGCATACAAGCGTATCCGCGAAACGGTGCAGCAGGGCGACCTGTACCGGCTGAACCGTCCGACCGAGGCCGATCCGCGCTGGACCAACCTCTATGTGTCCGCCGATCGCAAACAGGCGGCGTTGTTCGCGCTGGTCGCCAACACCCACAAGCTGGACGTGATGCCCGCCATCGCGCTCACCGGACTCGACCCCGATGCGCAATATCGGATCGAGTCGATGGACGGGCAGAAACTGCCCGCCACCGTGCCGCCCGTCGCCAGCGGCGGCTATTGGATGCGGCATGGATTGGACGTCACGCTGAGAGGCGACTTCCAAGGGGTCGGCGTGATCCTGACGCGGCAATGA